One genomic region from Candidatus Zixiibacteriota bacterium encodes:
- a CDS encoding putative LPS assembly protein LptD, which produces MPKSTGHIITLLAILALATTSYSQQKQKLVLHHADQFEVVLSSDNRYISYVTGHVAFKTETGFIYCDSARWLKGENVRLNGHVLIDERDYRLESDSVFYDLTTEEALALGKRVELWSYLDSLYAVGTHAFFSDKAKYFIMEQRPVVYIKYPDSVNMIEVIANTVEYDAATKTAEAYGDVKITSSEFSSASGCAVMKTETNTVDLFDQPSLIRGKSTVSGSLIAIYSENDVLSRIDVVDTARGEFKEPIDTVKGYYDESILSGNRIILDFDQGELSNITCWGQAYSWYFPSPRGGAETHQNSVSGDTIRFYIEQEGLERVDVVGGAVGRYITSKTRAADTALVMQVDTIDYNGKFIEYHIADSLIYLERASHVQSGTVALDAHKISFDTRQKIIEAYSAYLDQDTVGTKYSVAAQIQPNSIPVILRDKSQEIYGDYLLYSIDTEKGRIIQSKSDYQAGLYYGDKLYREQERIVYVDDGRYTTCDAEEPHFHFHSKHMKLIQDDKLIAKPVVFYVERIPVFALPYYVFPLKKGRHSGFLPFTFGQFQTGDRYIRDVGYYWAASEYWDLRASMDYHEIQQTLAFNTRMDFKKRYLLDGYLAGSYARETAYSTSVASESKSNRWTLRGVYNHTFSPSFSIRSSADFQSDKSYYTDYSQNLEERLNRNTKSQLSFSKRFANGISLSGTVTHNVDLDAESRTDNIPNLSMSFPRIWPFGSGSKDESGQLVKKWYNDIVLSYSPNLTNFSSRITRDSTYVLAIDTTIDSSLTPWDTTVVETVDTLSYRSRKKYAQINHNPSITLPGIKFGNYLNLTPRFSYSETWIRIYETDQSIDKAIDASTTYRTYAWNTGVSANTKLYGTVYPNIAGLTGLRHVITPTVSYTYYPDIDLHPEVRAFAGGGAGSKKSSVMGFRLENLFQAKYRKGENEVNKDLLSVSSNFSYDFEKEDKPLSNLSTSFSSSALPIIQSLSGSMTHTFYNPENDELDFWSPYLTYFNVDANFRIAGKNFLFDDPDEQVERGSLRDYESIADYAQPVAPTQTGGTRATGWSLTATYSYTESGRGEAWTKRSFIRMNLSFKLTPTTSITYSQQYDIERGLTVNNAVNIVRQLHCWSGSLYWVPIGSNRGFGFKLFVTEIPEIKIDSNHDTFLESLQ; this is translated from the coding sequence GTGCCTAAGTCGACAGGTCACATAATCACGCTCTTGGCGATACTTGCTCTGGCGACAACAAGTTATTCCCAGCAAAAACAGAAGCTCGTTCTGCACCACGCCGACCAGTTCGAGGTCGTCCTTTCCAGTGATAACCGTTACATCTCCTACGTCACCGGCCATGTCGCCTTCAAGACCGAGACCGGCTTCATCTACTGCGATTCCGCTCGCTGGCTTAAGGGGGAAAACGTTCGTCTGAACGGCCACGTGCTTATCGACGAAAGGGATTACCGTCTCGAGTCCGACTCTGTCTTCTACGACTTGACGACTGAGGAAGCGCTGGCTCTGGGCAAGAGAGTCGAGCTGTGGTCATATCTTGACTCGCTGTACGCTGTCGGCACTCATGCCTTCTTCTCCGATAAAGCCAAGTACTTCATTATGGAACAACGCCCGGTGGTCTATATCAAGTACCCCGACAGTGTGAATATGATCGAAGTAATCGCCAATACGGTTGAGTATGACGCGGCGACGAAGACGGCTGAGGCTTATGGTGACGTAAAGATAACCTCGAGTGAGTTCTCATCGGCTTCGGGCTGCGCCGTGATGAAAACTGAAACCAACACGGTGGACCTGTTCGATCAACCCTCGCTGATCCGCGGCAAATCGACCGTCTCCGGCAGCCTGATCGCCATATACTCGGAAAACGACGTGCTGTCGCGCATAGACGTGGTTGACACCGCCAGGGGAGAATTCAAAGAGCCCATCGATACGGTCAAAGGTTACTACGATGAGTCGATTCTTTCGGGAAATCGGATAATCCTCGACTTCGATCAGGGTGAACTCAGTAACATCACCTGCTGGGGGCAGGCTTACTCATGGTATTTCCCATCGCCCCGAGGCGGCGCAGAGACGCATCAAAACAGTGTGTCGGGCGATACGATTCGTTTCTATATCGAGCAGGAGGGGCTGGAGAGGGTAGACGTTGTCGGTGGCGCTGTCGGACGGTATATAACATCGAAAACACGCGCTGCGGATACGGCTCTCGTGATGCAGGTGGACACTATCGATTATAACGGGAAGTTCATTGAATACCATATAGCCGATTCCCTGATTTATCTGGAGCGGGCATCGCACGTTCAATCGGGTACTGTCGCCTTGGATGCCCATAAGATTTCGTTCGATACCAGGCAAAAGATCATCGAAGCATATTCGGCCTATCTTGATCAGGATACTGTCGGTACTAAGTACAGTGTCGCGGCGCAGATACAACCAAACAGCATCCCGGTGATTCTGCGCGACAAATCTCAGGAAATTTACGGCGATTACCTTTTGTATTCTATAGATACCGAGAAGGGCCGCATAATCCAGTCCAAATCCGATTATCAGGCAGGACTCTACTACGGCGACAAGCTGTATCGCGAGCAGGAGCGTATCGTTTATGTCGATGACGGTCGCTATACGACATGCGACGCCGAGGAACCGCATTTCCATTTTCATTCAAAGCACATGAAGCTGATTCAGGATGATAAGCTGATAGCCAAACCGGTCGTATTCTATGTTGAACGAATTCCCGTTTTCGCGCTGCCGTACTATGTGTTCCCGCTCAAAAAAGGACGACACTCCGGATTTCTGCCGTTCACCTTCGGTCAGTTCCAAACGGGGGACAGGTACATCAGGGATGTCGGTTACTACTGGGCTGCTTCAGAATACTGGGACTTGCGCGCTTCAATGGACTATCACGAAATACAGCAGACGTTGGCATTTAACACCCGGATGGACTTCAAGAAGAGATACCTTCTGGATGGCTATTTAGCGGGAAGCTACGCCAGAGAGACTGCGTACAGTACTTCGGTAGCCTCGGAATCAAAATCGAACCGATGGACACTCAGGGGTGTCTACAACCACACCTTCTCGCCATCGTTTTCTATCAGGTCCAGTGCCGATTTTCAGTCCGACAAATCTTATTATACCGACTATTCGCAGAACCTTGAGGAACGTCTTAACCGGAATACCAAATCGCAACTGTCGTTCTCCAAACGCTTCGCTAACGGCATTTCCCTTAGCGGTACCGTTACACACAACGTCGATCTGGATGCTGAATCCCGGACGGACAATATTCCGAATCTGTCAATGTCATTTCCCAGGATTTGGCCGTTCGGAAGCGGCTCCAAAGATGAGTCAGGACAGCTCGTCAAAAAGTGGTACAACGATATTGTCCTGAGCTATTCGCCCAACCTGACGAATTTTTCCAGTCGAATCACGCGGGATTCAACTTATGTCTTAGCGATCGATACGACTATAGACAGTTCGCTGACTCCTTGGGATACGACTGTGGTTGAGACTGTCGACACTCTTTCCTATCGCAGTCGAAAAAAGTACGCACAGATCAATCACAATCCGAGCATCACTCTTCCGGGTATCAAATTCGGCAATTATCTGAATCTAACGCCGAGGTTCAGTTACTCCGAGACATGGATCAGGATATATGAAACGGACCAGTCAATAGATAAAGCCATAGACGCCTCTACTACTTACCGCACATATGCATGGAATACAGGTGTCTCCGCGAATACCAAGCTGTATGGAACGGTGTATCCGAATATCGCCGGTCTGACCGGTTTGAGGCACGTCATCACACCAACAGTTTCCTATACCTACTACCCGGACATAGATCTGCACCCGGAGGTTCGTGCTTTTGCCGGCGGCGGAGCCGGCAGCAAAAAAAGCTCGGTGATGGGCTTCAGGCTGGAGAACCTGTTCCAAGCCAAGTATCGCAAGGGAGAAAACGAGGTAAACAAGGATCTGTTGTCCGTTTCGTCGAATTTCTCTTACGATTTTGAGAAGGAAGATAAACCTCTTTCGAATCTCTCAACGAGTTTCAGTTCTTCGGCTTTGCCGATAATACAGAGCCTTAGCGGCTCGATGACGCACACTTTCTACAATCCCGAAAACGACGAGCTCGATTTCTGGTCGCCATATTTAACCTACTTTAACGTTGATGCGAATTTCAGGATAGCCGGAAAGAACTTTCTTTTCGATGACCCGGACGAGCAAGTCGAGAGAGGTTCACTGCGCGACTATGAATCAATTGCCGATTATGCTCAGCCAGTCGCACCCACGCAGACTGGTGGCACGCGAGCGACGGGGTGGAGTCTCACGGCGACCTACAGCTATACTGAATCCGGCCGTGGAGAAGCGTGGACCAAGCGGAGTTTCATCCGCATGAATCTTAGTTTTAAATTAACGCCGACGACCTCGATAACTTATTCGCAGCAGTACGATATCGAACGCGGACTGACCGTAAACAACGCGGTGAACATTGTGCGCCAGCTCCATTGCTGGTCGGGAAGTCTCTACTGGGTCCCGATAGGCTCAAACCGCGGCTTCGGTTTCAAACTCTTCGTTACCGAGATACCTGAAATAAAGATCGACAGCAACCACGACACCTTCCTGGAAAGCCTCCAGTAA